Proteins from a genomic interval of Desulfovibrio aminophilus DSM 12254:
- a CDS encoding branched-chain amino acid ABC transporter permease, with amino-acid sequence MWVQLEVFLQTLISGVLLGGLYALIGLGMTLILGVMKIINLTHGQLMMVAMYVAYWLFTLFHIDPYVSLLIAPPLLFLLGMFLQKTLINPVLRVESILPHNQVILTVGIGMVLQNLATIFFTSDYKSTPVDYATDAWYLSDYWKDAPFELSLSYPWTVSFLLAVGITTALWFFLAKTDTGKSIRATAQDRDAAALMGVNVGLMRVITFGLGSALVGAAGCLFIPIYYLFPSLGSQFTLIAFVITILGGLGSTMGAILGGLILGIFESMTATYVGMGWAPVGRFAIFVAALVFLPGGVASLLKRKAVTK; translated from the coding sequence ATGTGGGTACAGCTTGAGGTCTTCCTGCAGACGCTCATATCGGGCGTGCTGCTGGGAGGACTCTATGCGCTTATCGGCTTGGGCATGACGCTCATCCTCGGCGTCATGAAGATCATCAACCTGACGCACGGCCAGCTCATGATGGTGGCCATGTACGTGGCCTACTGGCTGTTCACGCTGTTCCACATCGACCCGTACGTCTCCCTGCTCATCGCCCCGCCGCTGCTGTTCCTGCTGGGCATGTTCCTGCAGAAGACGCTCATCAATCCCGTGCTGCGGGTGGAGTCCATCCTGCCCCACAACCAGGTCATCCTGACCGTGGGCATCGGCATGGTTCTCCAGAACCTGGCGACCATCTTCTTCACCTCGGACTACAAGTCCACGCCGGTGGATTACGCCACCGACGCCTGGTACCTGTCCGACTACTGGAAGGACGCGCCCTTCGAGCTCTCGCTCTCCTATCCCTGGACCGTGTCCTTCCTCCTGGCCGTGGGCATCACCACGGCGCTCTGGTTCTTCCTGGCCAAGACCGACACGGGCAAGTCCATCCGGGCCACGGCCCAGGACCGCGACGCCGCCGCGCTCATGGGCGTGAACGTGGGCCTCATGCGGGTCATCACCTTCGGCCTGGGCTCGGCCCTGGTGGGAGCGGCGGGCTGCCTGTTCATCCCGATCTACTACCTCTTCCCGTCGCTGGGGTCGCAGTTCACGCTCATCGCCTTCGTCATCACCATTCTGGGCGGCCTGGGGTCGACCATGGGCGCGATCCTGGGAGGGCTCATCCTGGGGATCTTCGAGTCCATGACCGCCACCTACGTGGGCATGGGCTGGGCCCCGGTGGGCCGCTTCGCCATCTTCGTGGCCGCCCTGGTCTTCCTGCCCGGAGGCGTGGCCTCGCTGCTCAAGCGCAAGGCGGTGACGAAATGA
- a CDS encoding ABC transporter substrate-binding protein, whose amino-acid sequence MRRTVALFLALLLTLAWAGQVQAKDIVLGVPLPLTGAQAKFGEIIKKSYEIAQEEINAKGGVKGDKLVLNFEDSQGKPEISRSIVEKLIDVDKQPVVFAEYTSACAKAVAAVAEERKTPYLVVASAADEITQQNYKYVFRLNPSNAYYASGLLSFMADVVKPKSIAILYESSDFGTSGAEEMAKSAEKAGMKVLLKEKYEKGAVDFKPILSKVKAARPDVIYMVSYVMDAALLMRQIKELRIDAGLFAGGAAGFAIPEFVGNAKDAAEYVVTATLWSPQVPFPGAKEYFEKYKSKYGAEPSYHGALAYSSLYVVADALSRSKSMKQDDIRDALKATDMMTAFGPAKFQDKDGYQNQNFMETLVLQVIDGKHQTIWPEKYAGAKYVFPIPKWRDRK is encoded by the coding sequence ATGAGGAGGACTGTCGCGCTTTTCTTGGCCCTTCTCCTGACGCTCGCGTGGGCCGGACAGGTCCAGGCCAAGGACATCGTCCTCGGCGTGCCCCTGCCGCTCACCGGAGCCCAGGCGAAGTTCGGGGAGATCATCAAGAAGTCCTATGAAATCGCCCAGGAGGAGATCAACGCCAAGGGCGGCGTCAAGGGCGACAAGCTGGTGCTCAATTTCGAGGACTCCCAGGGCAAACCCGAGATCTCCCGCTCCATCGTCGAGAAGCTCATCGACGTGGACAAGCAGCCCGTGGTCTTCGCGGAGTACACCTCGGCCTGCGCCAAGGCCGTGGCCGCCGTGGCCGAGGAGCGCAAGACTCCCTATCTGGTCGTCGCCAGCGCCGCCGACGAGATCACCCAGCAGAACTACAAGTACGTCTTCCGCCTCAACCCGAGCAACGCCTACTACGCCTCGGGCCTGCTGAGCTTCATGGCCGACGTGGTCAAGCCCAAGAGCATCGCCATCCTCTATGAAAGCTCCGACTTCGGCACCTCCGGCGCCGAGGAGATGGCCAAGAGCGCCGAGAAGGCGGGCATGAAGGTGCTGCTCAAGGAGAAGTACGAGAAGGGCGCGGTGGACTTCAAGCCCATCCTGTCCAAGGTCAAGGCCGCCCGGCCGGACGTGATCTACATGGTCTCCTACGTCATGGACGCAGCCTTGCTCATGCGCCAGATCAAGGAACTGCGCATCGACGCCGGACTCTTCGCGGGCGGCGCGGCGGGTTTCGCCATCCCCGAGTTCGTGGGCAACGCCAAGGACGCCGCCGAGTACGTGGTCACGGCCACCCTCTGGTCGCCCCAGGTGCCCTTCCCCGGGGCCAAGGAATACTTCGAGAAATACAAGTCCAAGTACGGCGCCGAGCCTTCCTATCACGGGGCCCTGGCGTACTCTTCCCTGTACGTCGTCGCCGACGCCCTCTCCCGGTCCAAGTCCATGAAGCAGGACGACATCCGTGACGCCCTCAAGGCCACGGACATGATGACCGCCTTCGGTCCGGCCAAGTTCCAGGACAAGGACGGCTATCAGAACCAGAACTTCATGGAGACCCTGGTGCTCCAGGTCATCGACGGCAAGCACCAGACCATCTGGCCCGAGAAGTATGCCGGAGCCAAGTACGTGTTCCCCATTCCGAAATGGCGCGACCGCAAGTAA
- a CDS encoding RNA methyltransferase, which yields MLDGLRLVLVHTRFPENIGSAARACLNMGCRDLVLVAPERLDLERALPLATVHAKDILTSARVVDDLPEALADCAAAYGTTARLGGWRQAVSTPRTLAAQLAPRLESGERLALVFGPEDQGLTNEETMILDGLCSIPTAVEGTSLNLAQAVMVLLYECFEARRRASQPASPAHSRHGLDHQEREALAAALREALLAIGYLKEQNTDYWLLPVRRTLSRLDPTRAEFNMLMGVCRQILWLAGKTGKPIRDTRETL from the coding sequence ATGCTCGACGGATTGCGCCTCGTCCTGGTCCACACCCGCTTCCCCGAAAACATCGGCTCCGCGGCACGGGCCTGCCTGAACATGGGCTGCCGGGATCTGGTCCTGGTGGCTCCCGAGCGCCTGGACCTGGAGCGGGCCCTGCCCCTGGCCACGGTCCACGCCAAGGACATTCTCACCTCGGCCCGCGTGGTCGACGACCTGCCCGAGGCCCTGGCCGACTGCGCCGCGGCCTACGGCACCACGGCCCGCCTCGGCGGCTGGCGACAGGCCGTGTCCACGCCCCGGACCCTGGCGGCCCAGCTGGCTCCCCGCCTGGAGAGCGGCGAACGCCTGGCCCTGGTCTTCGGGCCGGAGGACCAAGGTCTGACCAACGAGGAGACCATGATCCTCGACGGGCTCTGCTCCATTCCCACTGCCGTCGAGGGCACGTCCCTGAATCTGGCCCAGGCGGTCATGGTCCTGCTCTACGAGTGCTTCGAGGCCCGCAGGCGGGCCTCCCAGCCCGCATCCCCGGCCCACTCGCGCCACGGCCTGGACCACCAGGAGCGCGAAGCCCTGGCCGCCGCCCTGCGCGAGGCCCTGCTGGCCATCGGCTACCTCAAGGAGCAGAACACGGACTACTGGCTCCTGCCCGTGCGTCGCACCCTCTCGCGCCTGGATCCCACTCGGGCCGAATTCAACATGCTCATGGGCGTCTGCCGACAGATCCTCTGGCTCGCGGGGAAAACCGGCAAGCCGATACGGGACACGCGGGAGACGTTATAA
- a CDS encoding ABC transporter substrate-binding protein, with amino-acid sequence MLQGKSRPATVLRPILAAAVLAACLLALLAPASAAQPESAPPLVFGMSAPFRGSNRGLGIEFYRGATAYLSHINAQGGVNGRRIEILPLDDGYDPERAVRNTITLVREHQVFALFSYVGTPTATRVLPLLKRFEADDVLLLFPLTGAHNLREPPYGRFVYNLRESYRTEAQGLVDHLVAVGRTRVAVFYQEDAYGRSGWDGVRRALKGYGLSMAGEASYRRGAEDQGEFEGQVRLILQARPQAVITVGTYGACAAFIRQARDAGLDAPIAGVSFADADNMLKILQDDSARAGRDYTRDLIFAQVVPSYEDLTLPAVGLYRRLMDSRAQMPPDGLAEAYTPNRFSFVSFEGFLNAMLLAEAVRRMPPEPRRSDLASALESIWDFDLGIGEPVSFGRNRRQGLSRVYFVTVRDGLLVPIRDWNAWWLR; translated from the coding sequence ATGCTTCAAGGGAAGAGCCGCCCGGCGACGGTCCTCCGTCCGATCCTGGCCGCGGCCGTCCTTGCGGCGTGTCTCCTCGCGCTCCTCGCCCCCGCCTCGGCCGCCCAGCCGGAATCCGCCCCCCCGCTGGTGTTCGGCATGTCGGCTCCCTTCCGGGGCTCCAATCGGGGCCTGGGAATCGAATTCTACCGCGGGGCCACGGCCTACCTCTCGCACATCAACGCCCAGGGCGGCGTGAACGGCCGGCGCATCGAGATCCTCCCCCTGGACGACGGCTACGACCCGGAACGGGCCGTACGCAACACCATCACCCTGGTGCGCGAGCATCAGGTCTTCGCCCTCTTCTCATACGTGGGCACGCCCACGGCCACCCGCGTCCTGCCCCTGCTCAAGCGCTTCGAGGCCGATGACGTCCTCCTGCTCTTCCCTCTCACCGGAGCCCACAACCTCCGCGAACCTCCCTATGGCCGCTTCGTCTACAACCTGCGCGAATCTTACAGGACCGAGGCCCAGGGGCTGGTTGACCACCTCGTGGCCGTGGGCCGCACCCGGGTGGCCGTGTTCTATCAGGAGGACGCCTACGGCCGCAGCGGCTGGGACGGCGTGCGCCGGGCCCTCAAGGGCTATGGCCTGAGCATGGCGGGCGAGGCCTCCTACCGGCGCGGGGCCGAAGATCAGGGAGAGTTCGAGGGGCAGGTCCGGCTCATCCTCCAGGCCCGGCCCCAGGCGGTGATCACCGTGGGCACCTACGGGGCCTGCGCGGCCTTCATCCGCCAAGCCCGCGACGCGGGCCTGGACGCGCCCATCGCCGGGGTCTCCTTCGCCGACGCCGACAACATGCTGAAGATCCTTCAGGACGATTCGGCGCGCGCGGGCCGCGACTACACCCGCGATCTCATCTTCGCCCAGGTGGTGCCGAGCTACGAGGATCTGACGCTGCCCGCCGTGGGCCTCTACCGCAGGCTCATGGACAGCCGGGCCCAGATGCCGCCCGACGGGCTGGCCGAGGCATACACTCCCAACCGTTTCAGCTTCGTGAGCTTCGAGGGCTTCCTGAACGCCATGCTCCTGGCGGAGGCCGTGCGCCGCATGCCGCCCGAACCCAGGCGCTCGGACCTGGCCTCCGCGCTGGAAAGCATCTGGGACTTCGACCTGGGCATCGGTGAGCCGGTGAGCTTCGGCCGGAACCGCCGACAGGGGCTCTCCAGGGTCTACTTCGTCACCGTCCGCGACGGGCTCCTGGTGCCCATCCGGGACTGGAACGCGTGGTGGCTGCGATGA
- a CDS encoding EAL domain-containing protein: MKRSRLFRKTLLFMILGFAGIAAVMSLVFAHLVNRNLTAEYTDKAKALARTVAESDLSLILERDAAGVQSRIDQYLHIKGVAYVVVADEQGEILAHTFVPAVPPEVLARVRASAGLRSPERTSLAEVRTGEGHDYLHIATPMLEGLAGSIHIGMDRGEIRGYIRRALVQQLSITLLLFAVCTIAAALFIRNISQPLVQLTEYAGKVAAHDFSADVSISSKDEVGDLARSMRSMARDVSGMVTGLEAAVVNATADLKEALSSLSAVLNNMAEGLLVIDSEGRVVRHNPALARLFRLEGATINGRLVSDLLGPETANLVCPRTMDAPAPDRVLETLAQRADGSFFPVEVSSAPVALKDQTGTVSILRDVTERKRHEEALRQAHDDLEQKVEERTRELSRANIQLKIEVAERKVVAEALRKAESKYRSIFENAVEGIYQVSADGHYISANPALARILGYADVDSLLTELRDGAGTRYVDPGKWRELLALILDKGEVKGFEAQLRRRSGRVIWISENARLVRDSRGNPLHVEGSVEDITLRKEYEAQLLHQAFHDPLTLLPNRALFLDHLKMAMERRKRQDRFRFAVLYLDLDRFKVINDSLGHAAGDDLLRSVAQTLTRCARSMDTVARFGGDEFAVLLEDITAPRDAIRIARRILEDMGRPFDLRGHEVFTSASIGIVLHTESYEQPDALLRDADTAMYRAKEQGKSRFKVFNHRMHVAALRLMELETDLRHAVDARDLRLVYQPIVRLRDRRVVGFEALLRWTHPTHGPVNPTEFITLAEDAGLIYPIDYGVLHQVCRDLSSWMNGRGPGASARSLNVHVNVSGKHFRNPFLVGEVEAALLDSGLPPACLTLEITESAFVDNLSTAADVLGKLKNLGVRLCIDDFGTGYSSLGYLQRYPIDVIKVDKSFVAAVNSDGDTRAIATSIISLGNSLGLSVVAEGVETPEQLEFLRRTGCGLAQGFLFHRPVAEEEALALLHAQAARAQG, from the coding sequence ATGAAGCGCTCCCGGCTCTTCCGCAAGACCCTGCTGTTCATGATCCTGGGCTTCGCGGGCATCGCCGCGGTCATGTCCCTGGTCTTCGCCCACCTCGTGAACCGCAACCTCACGGCCGAGTATACGGACAAAGCCAAAGCCCTGGCCCGCACCGTGGCCGAGTCCGACCTCTCGCTCATCCTGGAGCGCGACGCCGCGGGCGTGCAGTCGCGCATCGACCAGTACCTGCACATCAAGGGCGTGGCCTACGTGGTGGTGGCCGACGAGCAGGGCGAAATCCTGGCCCACACCTTCGTGCCCGCCGTGCCGCCGGAGGTTCTGGCCCGGGTGCGGGCCTCCGCCGGGCTCCGCAGCCCGGAGCGGACATCGCTCGCCGAGGTGCGCACCGGCGAAGGCCACGACTATCTGCACATCGCCACTCCCATGCTCGAAGGTTTGGCCGGGAGCATCCACATCGGCATGGACCGGGGGGAAATCCGGGGCTACATCCGCCGGGCTCTCGTCCAGCAACTCTCCATCACCCTGCTGCTCTTCGCCGTCTGCACCATCGCGGCGGCCCTGTTCATCCGCAACATCTCTCAGCCCCTGGTCCAGCTCACGGAATACGCGGGCAAGGTGGCGGCCCACGACTTCAGCGCCGACGTGAGCATCTCCTCCAAGGACGAGGTGGGCGATCTGGCCCGGAGCATGCGCTCCATGGCCCGCGACGTCTCCGGCATGGTCACCGGCCTGGAGGCCGCCGTGGTCAACGCCACCGCCGATCTCAAGGAGGCCCTCTCCTCGCTCTCGGCCGTGCTCAACAACATGGCCGAAGGGCTCCTGGTCATCGACTCCGAGGGCCGCGTGGTGCGCCACAACCCGGCCCTGGCCCGTCTCTTCCGCCTGGAGGGCGCGACCATCAACGGCCGGCTGGTGAGCGATCTACTGGGCCCCGAGACGGCGAATCTGGTCTGCCCCCGGACCATGGACGCCCCGGCCCCGGACCGCGTGTTGGAAACCCTGGCCCAGCGGGCCGACGGCAGCTTTTTCCCGGTGGAGGTTTCCTCCGCGCCGGTGGCCCTCAAGGACCAGACCGGCACGGTGAGCATCCTGCGCGACGTGACCGAGCGCAAACGCCACGAGGAGGCCCTGCGCCAGGCCCACGACGACCTGGAGCAGAAGGTCGAGGAGCGGACCCGCGAATTGTCGCGGGCCAACATCCAGCTCAAGATCGAGGTGGCCGAGCGCAAGGTGGTGGCCGAGGCCTTGCGCAAGGCCGAAAGCAAGTACCGCTCCATCTTCGAGAACGCCGTGGAGGGCATCTACCAGGTCTCGGCGGACGGGCACTACATCAGCGCCAATCCTGCCCTGGCCCGCATCCTGGGCTACGCCGACGTGGACTCCCTGCTGACCGAGCTGCGGGACGGCGCGGGCACCCGCTATGTGGACCCGGGCAAATGGAGGGAGCTGCTGGCCCTGATCCTGGACAAAGGCGAGGTCAAGGGCTTCGAGGCCCAGCTCCGCCGCCGCTCGGGCCGCGTCATCTGGATCTCCGAGAACGCCCGGCTGGTCCGCGACTCCCGGGGCAATCCCCTGCACGTCGAGGGCTCGGTGGAGGACATCACCCTGCGCAAGGAGTATGAGGCCCAGCTCCTGCACCAGGCCTTCCACGATCCGCTCACGCTTCTGCCCAACCGGGCCCTCTTCCTGGACCACCTGAAGATGGCCATGGAGCGCCGCAAGCGCCAGGACCGCTTCCGCTTCGCGGTGCTCTACCTGGACCTGGACCGCTTCAAGGTCATCAACGACTCCCTGGGGCACGCGGCGGGCGACGATCTGCTCCGCTCGGTGGCCCAGACCCTGACCCGTTGCGCCCGGAGCATGGACACCGTGGCCCGCTTCGGCGGCGACGAGTTCGCCGTCCTCCTGGAGGACATCACCGCGCCCCGCGACGCCATCCGCATCGCCCGACGCATCCTGGAGGACATGGGGCGGCCCTTCGACCTGCGCGGGCACGAGGTCTTCACCTCGGCCAGCATCGGCATCGTCCTGCACACCGAGTCCTACGAACAGCCGGACGCCCTGCTGCGCGACGCCGACACGGCCATGTATCGGGCCAAGGAGCAGGGCAAGTCGCGCTTCAAGGTCTTCAACCACCGCATGCACGTGGCCGCCCTGCGGCTCATGGAACTGGAGACCGACCTGCGCCACGCCGTGGACGCCCGCGACCTGCGGCTCGTCTACCAGCCCATCGTGCGCCTGCGCGACCGGCGGGTGGTGGGCTTCGAGGCCCTGCTGCGCTGGACCCACCCGACCCACGGGCCGGTGAACCCCACGGAGTTCATCACCCTGGCGGAGGACGCCGGACTCATCTACCCCATCGACTACGGCGTGCTGCATCAGGTCTGCCGCGATCTCAGCTCCTGGATGAACGGGCGGGGCCCCGGGGCTTCGGCCCGCTCCCTGAACGTGCATGTGAACGTCTCGGGCAAGCACTTCCGCAACCCCTTCCTCGTGGGCGAGGTGGAGGCCGCGCTCCTGGACTCCGGCCTGCCCCCGGCCTGCCTGACCCTGGAGATCACCGAGAGCGCCTTCGTGGACAACCTGTCCACCGCCGCCGACGTGCTCGGCAAGCTCAAGAACCTGGGCGTCAGGCTGTGCATCGACGACTTCGGCACGGGATACTCCTCCCTGGGCTACCTCCAGCGCTACCCCATCGACGTGATCAAGGTGGACAAGAGCTTCGTGGCCGCGGTGAACAGCGACGGCGACACCCGGGCCATCGCCACGAGCATCATCTCCCTGGGCAACTCCCTGGGGCTCTCGGTGGTGGCCGAGGGAGTGGAGACGCCGGAGCAGCTCGAATTCCTGCGCCGGACCGGCTGCGGTCTGGCCCAGGGCTTCCTCTTCCATCGGCCCGTGGCCGAGGAGGAAGCCCTGGCCCTGCTCCACGCCCAGGCCGCCCGCGCGCAAGGCTGA
- a CDS encoding tetratricopeptide repeat protein, which yields MSEGTAPKEHFAGVFSLQKTIKIGAGATSRRVAQSSFFFVSENEEGQLIMQALGPLGLPVGTKTPITREDLLKSYLPEPGMYQQTVLPKMREVQVSVARGEKFRKRGETFTAEFEFNKALALDEENVRANFGIGLCYLSRGEKQKADEVFRRVVSIEAAYEPEHKHLFNEFGINLRKSGMHEQALEYYQKGLNISPNDEHLRYNAARAAFEKGDHETAAAHLGKALEINPGFDEARTFLEHLKKKGLA from the coding sequence ATGAGCGAGGGCACGGCCCCCAAGGAACACTTCGCGGGCGTCTTCTCCCTGCAGAAGACCATCAAGATCGGAGCGGGCGCCACCAGCCGCAGGGTGGCCCAGAGTTCCTTCTTCTTCGTCTCGGAGAACGAGGAGGGACAGCTCATCATGCAGGCCCTGGGGCCGCTCGGCCTGCCCGTGGGAACCAAGACGCCCATCACCCGCGAGGATCTGCTCAAGTCCTACCTGCCCGAGCCCGGCATGTACCAGCAAACCGTACTGCCCAAGATGCGCGAGGTGCAGGTCTCGGTGGCCCGGGGCGAGAAGTTCCGCAAGCGCGGCGAGACCTTCACCGCCGAGTTCGAGTTCAACAAGGCCCTGGCCCTGGACGAGGAGAACGTTCGCGCCAACTTCGGCATCGGCCTGTGCTACCTCTCCCGGGGCGAAAAACAGAAGGCCGACGAGGTGTTCCGCCGCGTGGTCTCCATCGAGGCCGCCTACGAGCCCGAGCACAAGCACCTGTTCAATGAGTTCGGCATCAACCTGCGCAAGTCCGGCATGCATGAGCAGGCCCTGGAGTACTATCAGAAGGGCCTGAACATCTCCCCGAACGACGAGCATCTGCGCTACAACGCGGCCCGGGCCGCCTTCGAGAAGGGCGACCACGAAACCGCCGCCGCGCACCTGGGCAAGGCCCTGGAGATCAATCCCGGCTTCGACGAGGCCCGGACCTTCCTGGAGCATCTCAAGAAAAAGGGTCTAGCCTGA
- a CDS encoding cobyrinate a,c-diamide synthase, producing MPAPKACVIAGTHSGCGKTSVTLGLMTAFARRGLRVAPFKAGPDFIDPGLHARAAGRHSHNLDSWMLPPKAVRDLFARHAGEADLALVEGVMGLFDGLSPTENTGSTAELAALLDLPVILVADARSLARSAAALVQGYVRFDPALRFAGVILDRVGSTSHADTLRKALEAHLPGPPLLGCLPRDDSLALPARHLGLVTAEDAAGLDELLGRLADACERHLDLDALLAALPAVAPAAPDDPPPPGTRARIGLARDRAFCFVYEENLRLLRDAGAEIAPFSPLADKHLPPDLDGLYLPGGYPELAAFDLAQNASLRKEILAFSRSGRPVYAECGGLLYLLDRISVEGRTFPMCGAFPFRAELKPRLAALGYRQVTTTRPTLLGPAGTTLRGHEFHYTALEPAPGTPDTAYAVSGRDGPRPAEGFCHENTLASYIHLHFGSCPEAARAFVEACAARR from the coding sequence ATGCCCGCGCCCAAAGCCTGCGTCATCGCCGGAACCCACAGCGGCTGCGGCAAGACCTCCGTGACCCTGGGGCTCATGACCGCCTTCGCCCGGCGCGGACTGCGCGTGGCGCCGTTCAAGGCCGGGCCGGACTTCATCGACCCCGGCCTGCACGCCCGGGCCGCCGGGCGCCACTCGCACAACCTGGATTCCTGGATGCTGCCCCCGAAGGCCGTGCGCGACCTCTTCGCCCGCCATGCCGGGGAGGCGGACCTGGCCCTGGTCGAAGGGGTCATGGGCCTCTTCGACGGCCTCTCGCCCACGGAGAACACCGGCTCCACCGCCGAACTGGCCGCGCTCCTGGACCTGCCCGTGATCCTGGTGGCCGACGCCCGCTCCCTGGCCCGCTCCGCGGCCGCCCTGGTGCAGGGCTACGTTCGTTTCGACCCCGCGCTGCGCTTCGCCGGGGTGATCCTCGACCGGGTGGGTTCGACCTCCCACGCCGACACCCTGCGCAAGGCCCTGGAGGCCCACCTGCCGGGGCCGCCCCTGCTGGGTTGCCTGCCGCGCGACGACTCCCTGGCCCTGCCCGCGCGGCATCTGGGCCTGGTCACGGCCGAGGACGCCGCCGGTCTCGACGAACTGCTCGGCCGTCTGGCCGACGCCTGCGAACGGCACCTGGACCTGGACGCCCTGCTGGCCGCCCTGCCCGCCGTCGCACCCGCGGCCCCGGACGATCCGCCCCCGCCCGGAACGCGCGCGCGCATCGGGCTGGCCCGGGACCGGGCCTTCTGTTTCGTCTACGAGGAGAACCTCCGCCTGCTGCGCGACGCCGGGGCCGAGATCGCGCCCTTCTCGCCGCTGGCGGACAAGCATCTGCCCCCGGACCTGGACGGGCTCTACCTGCCCGGCGGCTACCCCGAGCTGGCGGCCTTCGACCTGGCCCAGAACGCCTCCCTGCGCAAGGAGATCCTGGCCTTCTCCCGCTCCGGGCGGCCGGTCTACGCCGAATGCGGCGGGCTGCTCTACCTCCTGGACCGGATCAGCGTGGAGGGCCGGACCTTCCCCATGTGCGGCGCCTTCCCCTTCCGGGCCGAATTGAAGCCCCGGCTCGCCGCCCTGGGCTACCGCCAGGTGACCACCACCCGGCCCACCCTCCTGGGCCCGGCGGGGACGACCCTGCGCGGCCACGAATTCCACTACACCGCCCTGGAGCCCGCGCCCGGAACCCCGGACACGGCCTACGCGGTGAGCGGCCGCGACGGCCCGCGTCCGGCCGAGGGCTTCTGCCACGAAAACACCCTGGCCTCCTATATCCATCTGCATTTCGGCTCTTGCCCCGAAGCCGCGCGGGCCTTCGTGGAGGCCTGCGCCGCGCGGCGCTGA
- a CDS encoding PaaI family thioesterase, with protein MDFKLLADIAENALPFHKMLGIQVVELSEGLARLRIPFRPELVGDPRRPALHGGVISTLVDVCGGFAVWTRCRPEDRIATIDIGVDYLRPAPAADLLAEGRVRLLGNRVGNAEVVVWSEGNPDEHLAAGRAVYNIRRG; from the coding sequence ATGGACTTCAAGCTGTTGGCCGACATCGCGGAGAACGCCCTGCCCTTCCACAAGATGCTCGGCATCCAGGTGGTGGAGCTGAGCGAGGGCCTGGCCCGGCTGCGCATCCCCTTCCGGCCCGAACTCGTGGGCGATCCCCGGCGGCCGGCCCTGCACGGCGGGGTCATCTCCACCCTGGTGGACGTCTGCGGCGGTTTCGCGGTCTGGACCCGCTGCCGCCCGGAGGACCGCATCGCCACCATCGACATCGGTGTGGACTACCTCCGTCCGGCCCCCGCGGCGGACCTCCTGGCCGAGGGCCGGGTCCGGCTGCTGGGCAACCGGGTGGGCAACGCCGAGGTGGTGGTCTGGTCCGAGGGCAACCCGGACGAACACCTGGCCGCGGGACGGGCCGTCTACAACATCCGGCGCGGATAG
- a CDS encoding MgtC/SapB family protein, with product MEITSPHLLATAKLLLAALLGGLIGFERETHGQSAGFRTMLLVGLGACLMMMLSVHLQDMFAHLSSDSSVRLDPGRIASYAIASMGFLGGGAILKGKGSVRGLTTAAGLWLVTGIGLCVGAGLYLPAVITTAISLVVLYNFRHVKHLVPRHEFTLLTVTCCCDNKPLKQIKDILAEHEHVQILFTNFHQNMVSRQTTYSLRLSTRHNTPWGKIVSRLQELSGVEEVAWTEAEVP from the coding sequence ATGGAGATCACCTCCCCTCATCTGCTCGCGACGGCGAAACTGCTGCTGGCGGCGCTGCTGGGCGGGCTCATCGGTTTTGAACGCGAGACCCACGGCCAGTCCGCCGGATTCCGCACCATGCTTCTGGTGGGCCTGGGGGCCTGCCTGATGATGATGCTCTCGGTGCACCTCCAGGACATGTTCGCCCACCTCTCCTCCGACTCCTCGGTGCGCCTGGACCCGGGACGCATCGCCTCCTACGCCATCGCCAGCATGGGCTTTCTCGGCGGCGGCGCGATCCTCAAAGGCAAGGGCTCGGTGCGCGGCCTGACCACGGCCGCCGGGCTCTGGCTCGTCACGGGCATCGGGCTCTGCGTGGGCGCGGGGCTCTACCTGCCGGCCGTGATCACGACCGCCATCAGCCTGGTGGTGCTCTACAACTTCCGGCACGTCAAACATCTCGTGCCTCGCCACGAATTCACTCTGCTCACCGTGACCTGCTGCTGCGACAACAAACCGCTCAAGCAGATCAAGGACATCCTGGCCGAGCACGAACACGTGCAGATCCTGTTCACCAACTTCCACCAGAACATGGTCTCGCGCCAGACGACCTACTCCCTGCGCCTGAGCACGCGCCACAACACGCCCTGGGGCAAGATCGTCTCCCGGCTCCAGGAACTGTCGGGAGTGGAAGAGGTGGCCTGGACCGAGGCCGAAGTGCCCTGA